One part of the Bacteroidia bacterium genome encodes these proteins:
- a CDS encoding SH3 domain-containing protein, protein MKPFKTLLIFTLSSCLFFLACDDKASTSSAEAGTESTVGSTETSTESSREVPAANEIQLGICLWPQAGLRSMPGRGKDAKWLAGMSFGEVVTLTGKAEEAGDRNYLEMELSDGKVGWSYDYLFAVNAQRAAATGTVDVYSRPDLTTFDGKQFERGEIFAVVNDSETEGWMEVFGQEKKKKGWIKENTNFSTDEVDVNVAIMFSRALLEKNPITQAEKLENLSKNTLFGESPLMSIVNNKLEEVKQMTALPANQLMVTTDNLNVRSEADSEADNILFKLQSGDICNILERGARTEIRNMNDYWYLVEKDGQEGWIYGYFTSKKLEEAVQ, encoded by the coding sequence AGACTTTACTAATTTTTACCCTTTCCAGCTGCTTGTTTTTTCTTGCCTGTGATGATAAAGCGTCCACTTCCAGTGCAGAAGCCGGGACGGAATCAACAGTCGGTTCTACTGAAACCAGCACAGAAAGTAGCAGGGAGGTTCCGGCAGCTAATGAAATTCAATTGGGAATTTGTTTGTGGCCACAAGCGGGTTTGCGTTCTATGCCAGGTAGGGGAAAGGATGCCAAATGGTTGGCAGGTATGAGTTTTGGAGAGGTAGTAACTTTGACAGGAAAGGCTGAGGAAGCAGGAGACAGGAATTATCTCGAGATGGAACTTTCAGATGGGAAAGTTGGATGGTCTTATGACTATCTCTTTGCGGTAAATGCACAAAGAGCAGCTGCAACGGGTACGGTAGATGTTTATTCTCGTCCAGACCTTACGACATTCGATGGAAAGCAGTTTGAGCGCGGAGAGATTTTCGCTGTTGTTAATGATTCCGAAACGGAAGGTTGGATGGAAGTTTTTGGACAGGAAAAGAAGAAGAAAGGCTGGATTAAAGAAAATACGAATTTCAGTACAGATGAGGTGGATGTAAATGTTGCGATCATGTTTTCGCGTGCCTTATTAGAAAAGAATCCTATCACTCAGGCAGAAAAACTGGAAAACCTGAGCAAGAATACCCTTTTTGGAGAATCTCCTTTGATGAGTATTGTCAACAATAAACTAGAAGAAGTAAAGCAGATGACGGCTTTACCTGCTAATCAGTTGATGGTTACAACGGACAACCTCAATGTCCGCAGTGAGGCAGATTCTGAAGCTGACAATATTCTATTTAAACTTCAGTCCGGGGATATTTGCAATATCCTTGAGAGAGGGGCGCGTACCGAAATCAGAAATATGAATGATTACTGGTACCTGGTGGAGAAGGATGGACAAGAAGGTTGGATCTATGGCTATTTCACTTCCAAGAAGTTGGAAGAAGCAGTACAATAA
- a CDS encoding enoyl-CoA hydratase-related protein produces the protein MYNTLHTEKKGHTFIITINRPKVLNSLNSEVFTELSDAISTLKNDPELKGAYITGEGDKAFVAGADIGEFTTLSSEEASELSRRGQKIFFDIEQCPKPIIAAVNGFALGGGCELAMACHMRVGSRNAKFGLPEVKLGLLPGYGGTQRLAQLIGKGKAIELMITGDMISADTAYRLGLVNYVTTRGELREKCEEILEKAYKQSPKAIELAMGALNAGYNARNGYSSKNGYEVEAESFGKAMVSDDGKEGVAAFLEKRKANFTGK, from the coding sequence ATGTACAACACCCTCCACACTGAAAAAAAAGGCCATACCTTTATTATTACAATAAATCGGCCTAAGGTGCTCAATTCTTTAAACTCAGAAGTCTTTACCGAGCTTTCTGATGCCATTTCAACCTTAAAAAACGATCCCGAATTGAAAGGGGCCTATATCACTGGAGAAGGTGACAAAGCCTTTGTTGCAGGTGCAGATATAGGAGAATTTACGACCCTTAGTAGCGAAGAGGCATCTGAACTCTCCCGCCGAGGACAGAAAATCTTTTTTGACATAGAGCAATGCCCCAAACCTATCATCGCAGCGGTGAATGGATTTGCCCTGGGAGGTGGTTGTGAGTTGGCAATGGCCTGTCATATGCGTGTAGGATCCAGGAATGCTAAATTCGGTCTTCCTGAGGTAAAGCTGGGACTTCTACCCGGATATGGAGGTACGCAACGCTTGGCACAACTTATCGGCAAAGGAAAAGCCATTGAGCTTATGATCACTGGCGATATGATCTCCGCAGATACTGCCTACAGATTAGGCCTGGTCAATTATGTTACGACACGTGGCGAGCTGAGGGAAAAATGTGAAGAGATCCTGGAAAAAGCCTATAAACAATCTCCAAAGGCCATAGAGTTAGCGATGGGAGCCCTAAACGCAGGCTATAATGCGAGAAATGGCTACAGCAGCAAAAATGGATATGAGGTAGAAGCCGAAAGTTTTGGCAAAGCCATGGTTTCGGATGATGGAAAGGAAGGAGTAGCTGCTTTCCTCGAAAAAAGAAAAGCGAACTTTACGGGGAAGTAA
- the gltX gene encoding glutamate--tRNA ligase translates to MSVVVRFAPSPTGPLHIGGVRTALYCYLLAKQQGGRFILRIEDTDRTRFVPGAEEHIKGGLSWIGVEPDEGPGIGGEFGPYRQSERAASGLYKKFADKLLAEGNAYYAFDTSEELDAMRARLKEAGSSVQQYNAATRGEMKNSLTLSKEEVERRLEAGERYVVRMKMPENRDIRFTDMVRGEVSFNSSQLDDKILLKGDGMPTYHLAVVVDDYHMGVSHIIRGEEWVSSTPLHICLYKALGWEDKIPVFVHPPLILNPNGKGKMSKRQGDKLGFSVFPIEWTNPETGQHASGFREDGYLPEAMINFLALQGWNPGNDEEIMSKDRLIELFSLERINRSASNFDLNKLNWFNQSYIREVFSEEKLLKLLKEDLSHRDLPQKDDVYLQRFIGLMKERVSKISAFATEGSYFFHAPIEYNEKMARKQWKENTPEIMQALKEKFDAAASWNRDALYEGFESLAEEKELGKGRILAPLRLALTGVPGGPDAFEIAALLGKAETFSRIDAAIEKLGA, encoded by the coding sequence ATGAGTGTAGTAGTAAGATTTGCACCTAGTCCAACCGGACCTTTACATATTGGAGGAGTCAGAACGGCTCTCTATTGTTATTTGCTCGCCAAACAGCAAGGCGGAAGGTTTATCCTTCGTATTGAGGACACGGATCGTACACGTTTTGTGCCCGGAGCAGAAGAGCATATCAAAGGAGGACTTTCCTGGATAGGAGTAGAACCGGACGAAGGACCAGGCATCGGAGGAGAATTTGGGCCTTACAGACAAAGTGAACGTGCAGCATCCGGTTTATATAAAAAGTTTGCAGACAAACTCCTGGCTGAGGGAAATGCATATTATGCTTTTGATACTTCGGAAGAACTGGATGCTATGCGTGCCAGGCTAAAAGAAGCCGGAAGCAGTGTGCAACAATACAATGCAGCTACCCGTGGCGAGATGAAAAATAGCCTGACTTTATCTAAGGAAGAAGTTGAGAGAAGGCTGGAGGCTGGTGAACGCTATGTAGTTCGGATGAAAATGCCCGAGAATCGGGACATTAGGTTTACCGATATGGTCAGAGGGGAAGTTAGCTTCAACAGCAGCCAACTGGATGACAAGATCCTGCTGAAAGGAGACGGCATGCCAACTTATCACCTGGCAGTTGTGGTAGACGACTACCATATGGGCGTCAGTCATATCATACGGGGAGAAGAATGGGTTTCCTCAACTCCTCTACACATCTGTCTTTATAAAGCCCTGGGTTGGGAAGATAAAATTCCGGTTTTCGTCCACCCTCCACTCATACTCAATCCCAATGGAAAAGGGAAGATGAGTAAAAGGCAAGGAGACAAACTCGGCTTTTCTGTATTTCCTATTGAATGGACAAATCCGGAAACAGGACAACATGCTTCCGGTTTCCGTGAAGACGGCTATTTGCCTGAAGCAATGATAAATTTTCTGGCACTACAAGGCTGGAATCCGGGAAATGATGAAGAGATCATGTCCAAAGATCGTTTGATCGAGCTCTTCAGCCTGGAAAGAATCAACCGCAGCGCCAGTAATTTTGACTTAAATAAACTGAATTGGTTCAACCAAAGCTATATCCGGGAAGTCTTTAGTGAAGAAAAGCTACTCAAATTACTCAAAGAAGACCTTTCCCACAGAGATCTCCCACAAAAAGATGATGTGTATTTGCAGCGTTTTATTGGATTGATGAAAGAAAGGGTTTCCAAGATTTCAGCATTTGCAACAGAAGGGAGCTATTTTTTCCATGCGCCAATTGAGTACAATGAGAAAATGGCGCGAAAACAATGGAAAGAGAATACGCCGGAAATCATGCAGGCTTTGAAAGAGAAATTTGATGCGGCCGCAAGTTGGAACAGAGATGCACTCTATGAGGGCTTTGAATCTTTGGCGGAGGAAAAGGAACTGGGAAAAGGCAGGATTCTTGCTCCACTGAGACTGGCACTCACCGGAGTGCCCGGAGGTCCAGATGCATTTGAAATTGCAGCTTTATTAGGAAAAGCTGAAACTTTCAGCAGAATAGATGCTGCAATTGAAAAGCTGGGTGCATAA
- a CDS encoding nuclear transport factor 2 family protein has product MKKYTLFALFLLFFQFSALGQKLSAKDEAAIRSVFKAQEDCWNKGDIDCFMEGYVKSEELLFIGSSGVQNGWQETIERYRRSYPNKEAMGFLTFTMIEFRKLGPKSAWVLGKFHLKRDIGDLSGHFTLVWRKEKGKWLILSDHTSG; this is encoded by the coding sequence ATGAAAAAATATACTCTTTTCGCCCTTTTTTTGCTGTTCTTCCAATTCTCAGCCTTAGGACAAAAGCTTTCTGCAAAAGATGAAGCGGCTATCCGTTCGGTTTTCAAAGCCCAGGAAGATTGCTGGAACAAAGGAGATATCGATTGTTTTATGGAAGGCTATGTGAAATCGGAGGAATTACTCTTTATCGGCAGTTCCGGAGTTCAGAATGGCTGGCAGGAAACCATTGAGCGATATAGACGCTCCTATCCAAATAAGGAAGCCATGGGTTTTCTGACTTTTACGATGATAGAATTTAGGAAACTGGGGCCAAAGTCAGCCTGGGTGCTGGGCAAATTTCACCTCAAAAGAGATATCGGAGATCTCAGCGGCCATTTTACCCTGGTTTGGAGAAAAGAAAAAGGAAAATGGTTGATTTTGAGTGACCATACGAGTGGATAG
- a CDS encoding NAD(P)/FAD-dependent oxidoreductase translates to MKNYDLIIIGLGSAGLTLSISMAKAGFKVLGIDKDARSIGGDCLNYGCVPSKALIHVSRLVHASKKTESFGIKTSGKVDIKKVTDYIFEKQELVREHESPEYLEKEGVELALGWAKFVDSHTVEVSGERYRAKRIVIATGSVPRKLNTKGIEQVEHSFTNENIFKIDFLPKRFLFVGAGPINCELGQAFHRLGSEVIIVNRGDRILGREHPKVSSLMEERLRLEGIEIINEAEVSAFVSNTRALIKKKNGEVRELDFDALMVGIGRIASISSLSVEKAGILLGEKERLVLSDTLQTNVKHIYACGDVAGKGQFSHLAAEQASIILSNFFIPFKKAKSGRKPIPAVTYTEPEVATFGYREDELKKMGKKYQIIEHDMHGDRATVSDFRYGKILIYLEKGKTILGEKLLGGTIVAPHAGEMVQEFIMTQNQGKGFLNIMGTIHPYPTATNDAKAAFLEHVIGKIGPRLQKVLKFLY, encoded by the coding sequence ATGAAAAACTACGACCTCATCATCATCGGCCTGGGTTCTGCCGGTCTCACACTCAGCATCTCTATGGCCAAAGCAGGCTTCAAGGTTTTGGGGATCGACAAGGATGCAAGGAGCATTGGAGGGGATTGCCTTAATTATGGATGTGTGCCAAGTAAAGCCCTGATTCATGTGAGTCGTTTGGTGCATGCATCGAAAAAGACTGAGTCCTTTGGAATCAAGACAAGCGGAAAGGTAGATATCAAAAAAGTAACGGACTACATTTTTGAAAAACAGGAATTGGTTCGGGAGCATGAAAGCCCGGAATATTTGGAAAAGGAAGGAGTCGAACTTGCTTTAGGATGGGCAAAGTTTGTGGATTCGCATACAGTCGAAGTGTCCGGAGAACGGTATAGAGCAAAGCGCATCGTTATTGCAACAGGCTCTGTTCCCCGAAAACTCAATACTAAAGGGATCGAGCAAGTCGAACATTCCTTTACAAATGAGAACATCTTCAAAATCGACTTCCTACCCAAACGATTTCTTTTCGTAGGTGCAGGACCGATCAATTGCGAACTGGGTCAGGCCTTTCATCGATTGGGATCTGAGGTAATCATTGTAAACCGCGGAGATCGAATATTAGGCAGGGAACATCCAAAAGTAAGTTCACTGATGGAGGAAAGGCTTCGGTTGGAAGGAATAGAGATCATAAATGAGGCGGAAGTCTCAGCGTTTGTCAGTAATACACGGGCATTAATCAAAAAAAAGAATGGAGAAGTAAGAGAACTTGATTTTGATGCCTTGATGGTCGGGATTGGTAGAATAGCCAGCATTTCATCTTTATCCGTAGAAAAAGCAGGGATATTGCTGGGTGAAAAAGAGCGCTTGGTCCTTAGTGATACTTTACAAACAAATGTCAAACATATCTATGCTTGTGGGGATGTAGCCGGCAAAGGTCAATTTTCTCATTTGGCCGCCGAACAAGCCTCTATCATCCTTTCCAATTTTTTCATTCCTTTCAAAAAAGCGAAAAGCGGACGTAAACCAATTCCGGCAGTAACCTATACCGAGCCTGAAGTTGCGACATTTGGATATAGGGAGGATGAATTGAAGAAGATGGGAAAGAAATACCAAATCATTGAACACGATATGCACGGAGATCGGGCAACCGTGAGCGATTTTCGATATGGGAAAATCTTGATCTATTTGGAGAAAGGAAAAACCATCCTGGGCGAAAAACTCCTGGGAGGAACTATTGTAGCCCCTCATGCAGGTGAAATGGTCCAGGAATTTATCATGACCCAAAATCAAGGGAAAGGCTTTCTCAATATCATGGGAACTATTCACCCCTACCCTACAGCCACCAATGACGCAAAGGCCGCTTTTCTGGAGCATGTGATTGGAAAGATTGGGCCGAGGCTACAGAAAGTCTTGAAATTCCTTTATTAG
- a CDS encoding M1 family metallopeptidase yields the protein MKRLSAIFLILAWVTSAFAQEVPNTNQNKFRQMGQDLPTPNSYRTASGAPGNEYWQNEADYVMDIALDDAKQTISGTETITYHNYSPDRLSYLWVQLDQNMRAKDSDSYKIRTGEMNSRMSFGGYNRMENNFDGGFKLEYVQDINGKPLKHVVNKTMMRIDLPQALESGASVSFKIKWWYNINDRMKIGGRSGMEYFEEDDNYLYTIAQFFPRMCVYNEVEGWQNKQFLGRGEFTLPFGDYKVKLTVPADHVVGATGVLQNPKSVMNSAERSRWKKAQSSDEPIIIVTEEEAREKEKSKVLDKTKTWEFHAENVRDFAFCSSRKFIWDAMSVKFGDRNVMAMSYYPKEGNPLWEKYSTRVVAHTLKTYSKFTFDYPYPAAISVHAARIGMEYPMICFNFGRPEKDGTYSERTKYGMIGVIIHEVGHNFFPMIVNSDERQWTWMDEGLNTFLQYLTEQEWERDYPSRRGPAYKITDYMKGDKRFISPIMTNSESIYQFGNNAYAKPATALNILRETVLGRELFDYAFKEYSQRWKFKHPSPADFFRTMEDASAVDLDWFWRGWFYTNDHVDISLDEVQWFQLDTKNPDIEKPIAKSGAENRFIGDTRNKEDIKETVTERLPNMNDFYNEYDPYEVTILDRQEYERYMAGLSDEEKKVLESGQNFYQLKFSNKGGLVTPVIMEFTYTDGTTEVIRIPAELWKLNSGGVTKVFKTEKEIASIELDPFLETADTDLSNNHWPPKPQPTRFELFKQRQRRGGQNPMQRDRMIKKMEDEKSKSGKK from the coding sequence ATGAAGCGACTTAGCGCTATTTTCCTGATACTTGCATGGGTGACTTCCGCCTTTGCACAGGAAGTGCCCAATACCAATCAAAATAAATTCCGCCAGATGGGGCAGGATCTCCCTACTCCCAACTCTTACCGCACAGCTTCCGGAGCACCGGGAAATGAGTACTGGCAAAATGAGGCCGATTATGTTATGGATATCGCCCTCGACGATGCAAAGCAAACCATTTCTGGTACAGAGACGATAACCTACCATAACTATTCCCCGGATCGCCTGTCTTACCTTTGGGTCCAGCTGGATCAAAATATGCGGGCCAAGGATTCTGATTCTTATAAGATCAGAACAGGTGAGATGAATAGCCGCATGTCTTTTGGTGGCTACAATCGGATGGAGAATAATTTCGACGGAGGTTTTAAACTGGAATATGTGCAGGATATCAATGGAAAGCCGCTAAAGCATGTGGTAAATAAGACCATGATGCGCATTGACCTTCCTCAAGCGCTCGAATCAGGAGCTTCCGTTTCTTTCAAAATCAAGTGGTGGTACAACATCAATGACCGCATGAAGATCGGAGGACGTTCTGGAATGGAGTACTTCGAAGAAGATGATAACTACCTATATACGATTGCACAGTTCTTCCCACGTATGTGTGTTTACAATGAAGTGGAAGGATGGCAAAACAAGCAATTTCTAGGAAGAGGAGAGTTTACCCTTCCATTTGGAGATTATAAAGTAAAACTGACTGTTCCTGCTGATCATGTCGTGGGAGCAACCGGAGTATTACAGAATCCTAAATCTGTGATGAATTCAGCGGAGAGAAGCCGCTGGAAGAAAGCTCAGAGTTCTGATGAGCCTATCATCATTGTCACAGAGGAGGAAGCACGTGAAAAAGAGAAAAGCAAAGTCCTGGATAAGACCAAGACCTGGGAATTCCATGCTGAGAATGTACGCGACTTTGCTTTCTGTTCTTCCCGTAAGTTTATCTGGGATGCCATGAGCGTGAAGTTTGGCGATAGAAATGTCATGGCGATGTCTTACTATCCAAAAGAAGGAAATCCTCTTTGGGAAAAGTATTCGACTCGTGTGGTAGCTCATACGCTTAAAACCTATTCTAAATTCACTTTCGACTATCCATATCCTGCTGCGATCTCCGTACATGCTGCTCGTATTGGTATGGAGTATCCGATGATCTGTTTCAATTTTGGTCGTCCGGAGAAAGATGGAACTTATTCAGAGCGCACCAAATATGGAATGATCGGTGTTATTATTCATGAGGTTGGACACAACTTCTTCCCCATGATTGTAAATTCTGATGAGAGACAGTGGACCTGGATGGATGAAGGCCTCAATACTTTCCTCCAGTACCTGACCGAGCAAGAGTGGGAAAGGGATTATCCTTCCCGAAGAGGACCTGCGTATAAGATTACGGATTACATGAAAGGAGACAAACGTTTCATTTCTCCGATCATGACCAATTCTGAGTCAATCTATCAGTTCGGAAATAATGCCTATGCTAAACCTGCTACGGCCCTGAATATTCTGAGAGAAACCGTTTTGGGAAGAGAACTATTTGATTATGCTTTCAAAGAGTATTCTCAAAGATGGAAGTTCAAGCATCCTAGTCCTGCCGATTTCTTCCGTACCATGGAAGATGCTTCAGCGGTTGATTTGGACTGGTTCTGGAGAGGATGGTTCTATACAAATGACCATGTAGATATTTCCCTGGATGAAGTACAGTGGTTCCAATTGGATACCAAAAATCCGGATATCGAAAAACCCATTGCAAAATCCGGTGCTGAAAATCGTTTCATTGGAGATACCCGCAATAAAGAAGACATCAAGGAGACCGTTACTGAGCGTCTGCCGAATATGAATGACTTCTATAATGAATATGATCCCTATGAGGTAACTATTCTGGATCGCCAGGAATATGAGCGTTATATGGCGGGCTTGAGTGATGAGGAAAAGAAAGTGCTGGAATCCGGCCAAAACTTCTATCAACTCAAATTCAGCAATAAAGGTGGATTGGTTACTCCAGTAATCATGGAGTTTACTTATACAGATGGAACTACAGAAGTAATCCGCATTCCTGCCGAGCTTTGGAAACTAAACTCTGGTGGAGTTACCAAAGTATTCAAAACTGAAAAAGAGATAGCCTCTATCGAATTGGATCCCTTCCTGGAGACAGCCGATACGGATCTTTCCAATAACCACTGGCCTCCAAAGCCACAACCTACCCGCTTCGAACTCTTCAAACAACGTCAGCGTAGAGGGGGACAAAACCCTATGCAACGTGATCGTATGATCAAGAAAATGGAAGACGAGAAGTCGAAGAGTGGGAAGAAATAG
- a CDS encoding S8 family peptidase, producing MNYLFTRIDLSGLSKVLLLILSFPLILSSSYADTLVMQETRVDQVWDEYGLSGDGVIIAILDRGIDYEHMDFRNPDGSTRILYIYDMYDPTGANAAGNIYGVGTIFSEADINTALTSGNRLPTRDAVGHGTPTAGIAGGNGRASNGLYQGVAPNAQFIIVKMVTEGAPAHGNEAAEAGQPVADIAKAMDFVLDKAGEENKPVVLLANFGSIGGPTDGSSDFARAIDARFGPGKPGVVFVNGTGDDGGADNHAASTITQGQSIDLDITKAAAGFLRFSLWYSDQDLFDIEIIGPNGSLGSYTAPNNSSRDTRTGTNFTYYHNGRDVDFFRATSAKREILIDFTGPAANYTIRVTGATINDGSFDASLNPANIFGASPNKFTTFVEAGSSIWYGATAQYNIAPNSYVVRQNWTDIDGFSRTFPGNQGGFGSLWTGSSIGPTYDGRLGTTVSVPGNTNIGAYGVRSYFNTLRFNVIQGGNDPYGTLGAVSGAAPVLTGIIALMLEADSSLDASQIKDILQRTARADNFTGAVPNPTWGYGKVDAYAALTEVINPTSISRDELSGILAELKTVPNPFESRTEISFQLQKAFEAEISIYNLQGQKLEILHRGLLNPGEHRFEWKAREHPAGMYILRMEIEGRSVNRKVLKR from the coding sequence ATGAATTATCTATTTACTCGAATTGATTTGTCCGGACTATCCAAAGTCCTATTATTAATACTCTCCTTTCCCTTGATTCTCTCTTCCTCCTATGCCGATACACTGGTTATGCAGGAAACACGTGTGGATCAGGTCTGGGATGAATATGGCCTCAGTGGAGACGGGGTTATAATCGCCATTTTGGATCGTGGGATAGACTACGAACACATGGATTTTCGAAATCCGGATGGGAGTACCCGTATCCTATACATCTATGATATGTATGACCCAACAGGAGCAAACGCAGCCGGAAACATCTATGGTGTCGGAACTATCTTCTCTGAGGCAGATATTAATACAGCCCTCACTTCAGGAAACAGGCTTCCCACACGCGATGCAGTAGGCCATGGAACCCCAACTGCAGGTATAGCAGGAGGAAATGGCCGGGCCAGCAATGGACTTTATCAGGGAGTAGCTCCCAATGCCCAATTTATCATCGTGAAAATGGTAACAGAAGGGGCTCCTGCGCATGGCAATGAAGCCGCAGAAGCTGGGCAGCCCGTAGCAGACATTGCAAAAGCCATGGATTTTGTATTGGATAAAGCCGGGGAGGAAAACAAGCCTGTAGTCTTACTGGCCAATTTTGGAAGTATAGGTGGACCGACGGATGGGAGCAGTGATTTTGCCAGAGCCATAGATGCTCGTTTTGGGCCAGGTAAACCGGGAGTTGTTTTTGTAAATGGAACCGGTGATGATGGAGGAGCAGATAATCATGCAGCTAGTACGATCACACAAGGGCAAAGCATCGATCTCGATATTACAAAGGCAGCTGCAGGTTTTCTTCGTTTTAGTCTTTGGTACTCGGATCAGGATCTTTTTGATATCGAAATTATCGGTCCCAATGGCAGCCTGGGAAGCTATACGGCCCCTAATAATTCAAGCCGTGATACTCGAACGGGTACTAATTTTACCTATTACCATAATGGTAGAGATGTAGACTTCTTCAGAGCCACCAGTGCAAAAAGAGAAATACTCATAGACTTTACAGGGCCTGCTGCTAATTATACCATAAGAGTTACGGGAGCTACCATTAATGATGGTTCTTTCGATGCATCCCTCAATCCCGCCAATATATTTGGCGCCAGTCCTAATAAATTCACCACTTTCGTAGAAGCGGGTTCTTCTATCTGGTATGGGGCTACAGCTCAATACAACATCGCCCCCAATTCCTATGTAGTCCGTCAAAACTGGACAGATATCGATGGATTCAGCAGAACTTTTCCTGGAAATCAAGGGGGCTTTGGAAGCCTGTGGACTGGCAGCAGCATAGGTCCTACCTATGATGGCCGATTAGGTACCACAGTAAGCGTTCCTGGCAACACCAATATTGGGGCCTATGGAGTACGCTCCTATTTCAATACCCTTCGCTTCAATGTCATTCAGGGCGGGAATGATCCCTATGGAACCCTGGGCGCAGTAAGTGGAGCAGCGCCAGTACTTACAGGCATAATTGCCTTGATGCTGGAAGCTGATTCCAGCCTGGATGCTTCTCAGATAAAGGACATCCTGCAACGCACCGCCCGAGCTGATAATTTCACCGGAGCCGTTCCCAATCCGACCTGGGGATATGGAAAAGTGGATGCCTATGCAGCACTTACTGAAGTCATCAATCCTACCAGTATATCCCGAGACGAATTGTCCGGTATTTTGGCCGAGCTCAAAACTGTCCCGAACCCCTTTGAGTCACGAACAGAGATCAGCTTCCAATTGCAAAAGGCTTTCGAAGCAGAGATCAGTATTTACAATTTACAGGGACAAAAACTGGAAATCCTCCACAGGGGCTTGCTAAATCCTGGAGAGCATAGATTTGAATGGAAAGCTCGGGAGCATCCTGCGGGGATGTATATCCTTCGGATGGAGATTGAAGGGAGGAGTGTGAATAGGAAGGTATTAAAACGTTAA